A part of Paenarthrobacter sp. A20 genomic DNA contains:
- a CDS encoding carboxylesterase codes for MNMLPDFSPFLSSWNGSGPRVGVVMSHGFTGSPHSVRPWAEHLAAAGYAVRLPLLPGHGTTWQDMATRSWREWHRAVDEAYLELAAECDYVFTTGLSMGGTLALRIAATRPVAGTIVVNPGLVLDDPRAVIVAALKYVVKTTPAIANDILKPDQDEGAYARTPVAAAHELKKMYKDTASILPRISSPVRVYKSTVDNVISNASLEFLRSRVSAPVDISYLRNSYHVATLDNDAPEIFAGTVEFIQKTVAALAGHGPSSEKDTAHEQA; via the coding sequence ATGAACATGCTTCCGGATTTCTCACCGTTCCTCAGCAGCTGGAACGGGTCAGGGCCGCGCGTTGGCGTCGTCATGTCCCACGGGTTTACAGGAAGCCCGCACAGCGTCAGGCCCTGGGCCGAGCACTTGGCAGCGGCCGGATATGCCGTCAGGCTGCCATTGCTGCCCGGCCACGGTACCACCTGGCAGGACATGGCCACCCGTTCGTGGCGGGAATGGCACAGAGCAGTGGATGAGGCCTACCTTGAGTTGGCCGCCGAGTGCGACTACGTCTTCACCACGGGCCTGTCCATGGGAGGCACGCTGGCGTTGCGGATCGCAGCAACGCGTCCTGTGGCTGGCACTATCGTCGTCAACCCTGGGCTGGTCCTTGATGATCCGCGTGCCGTCATCGTCGCAGCGCTCAAGTATGTGGTCAAAACAACTCCGGCGATTGCCAACGACATCCTCAAGCCGGACCAGGATGAGGGCGCCTACGCGCGCACGCCTGTAGCGGCAGCACACGAACTGAAAAAGATGTATAAGGACACTGCCTCGATCCTTCCCCGCATCAGCTCCCCCGTCCGGGTGTACAAGTCAACCGTGGACAACGTCATCTCGAATGCGAGCCTGGAGTTCCTGCGGTCCCGGGTGAGCGCACCCGTGGACATCAGCTACCTGCGCAACAGCTACCACGTGGCCACGCTCGACAACGATGCCCCGGAGATCTTCGCGGGTACCGTGGAATTCATCCAAAAGACCGTTGCAGCCCTGGCCGGACACGGGCCTTCCTCCGAAAAGGACACAGCCCATGAACAGGCCTGA
- a CDS encoding carboxylesterase encodes MTERPSPAAPLAFHHAGHGPNASTGVAICHGFTGSPLSMIPWAEYLASQGFAVSVPLLPGHGTSWQDLATTRWQDWYRTFEQSYLDLAARTESCFVAGLSMGGALALRVASLHDVPGLVLVNPGLSFYDRRVKYVGALKYVMRTTTPIVEDTPAPATAETGDYSKTPLKSVHELKKLFRASTRGLPRVDAPALVFKSSVDGVIPPSSVATISRHIASSRLKIVTLPHSGHVATLDVDAPTIFEQSAEFFRQHASDRVASESS; translated from the coding sequence ATGACGGAACGCCCTTCACCTGCTGCGCCGCTCGCATTCCACCACGCCGGGCATGGACCCAATGCCTCCACGGGCGTGGCAATCTGCCATGGGTTCACAGGCAGCCCGCTGAGCATGATCCCTTGGGCCGAGTACTTGGCTTCCCAGGGATTCGCTGTTTCCGTGCCTCTCCTTCCCGGCCACGGCACCAGTTGGCAGGATCTCGCAACTACCCGGTGGCAGGACTGGTACCGGACCTTTGAACAGAGCTACCTGGACCTCGCAGCTCGGACTGAGAGCTGCTTTGTCGCGGGACTGTCCATGGGAGGTGCACTGGCCCTGCGGGTAGCCTCACTGCACGATGTTCCCGGGCTGGTTCTGGTCAACCCTGGCCTCAGCTTCTACGACCGCCGGGTGAAGTATGTTGGCGCCCTCAAGTACGTCATGCGCACCACCACACCCATAGTGGAGGACACACCAGCCCCGGCGACCGCCGAGACCGGCGATTATTCCAAGACACCCCTGAAATCGGTGCATGAACTCAAGAAGCTTTTCCGGGCGTCGACCCGCGGGTTGCCCCGGGTGGACGCTCCGGCGTTGGTGTTCAAGTCGTCAGTGGACGGTGTCATACCGCCAAGCTCCGTGGCCACCATCAGCAGGCACATCGCATCGTCCCGCTTGAAAATTGTCACGCTTCCCCACAGCGGCCACGTTGCCACGCTTGATGTTGACGCGCCCACCATTTTCGAACAATCAGCAGAGTTTTTCCGTCAGCACGCCAGCGACAGAGTAGCCTCGGAGTCATCATGA
- a CDS encoding 1-acyl-sn-glycerol-3-phosphate acyltransferase yields MFYWVMKRIFLGPILKLLFRPWVKGLDNVPESGAAILASNHLSFSDSIFLPLMVHRPVIFLAKSEYFTGKGLKGRLTALFFRLSNQLPMDRSGGAASEMSLQAGKDVLTAGGLLGIYPEGTRSPDARLYRGKVGVARLALQTRVPVVPVAMIGTEKVQPIGKRLPSIRRVGIIFGQPLDFSRYYGMEDDRLIQRAVTDEIMYELMRLSGQEYVDEYAAVVKAQLAGKGPEPVHKVEVAEDATEDIADDRDEPRSGGDESPRKL; encoded by the coding sequence GTGTTCTATTGGGTCATGAAGAGGATCTTTCTGGGTCCCATCCTTAAACTCCTGTTCCGGCCCTGGGTCAAGGGCTTGGACAACGTTCCTGAAAGTGGCGCTGCGATCCTCGCGTCCAACCATTTGTCCTTTTCGGACTCCATCTTCCTGCCCCTCATGGTGCACCGGCCGGTGATCTTCCTGGCCAAGTCCGAATACTTCACTGGAAAGGGACTCAAGGGGCGGCTGACAGCACTGTTCTTCAGGCTGAGCAACCAACTCCCCATGGACCGCTCCGGAGGGGCAGCGTCGGAGATGTCACTGCAGGCAGGCAAGGACGTCCTGACCGCGGGGGGCCTGCTGGGCATCTATCCGGAAGGTACCCGCAGTCCCGATGCCAGGCTCTACCGCGGCAAAGTGGGAGTCGCCAGGCTTGCCCTGCAAACACGTGTGCCCGTAGTGCCGGTGGCCATGATCGGGACTGAGAAGGTCCAGCCCATCGGCAAACGGCTGCCGAGCATCCGTCGGGTCGGCATCATTTTCGGACAACCACTGGACTTCAGCCGCTACTACGGCATGGAGGATGACCGACTGATCCAGCGGGCCGTGACGGATGAAATCATGTATGAACTGATGCGCCTCTCCGGCCAGGAATACGTCGATGAATATGCCGCGGTGGTCAAGGCCCAACTAGCCGGCAAGGGCCCGGAACCTGTCCACAAAGTTGAAGTCGCCGAGGACGCCACCGAAGACATTGCCGACGACAGGGATGAGCCCAGGAGCGGCGGCGACGAATCCCCACGGAAACTGTGA
- a CDS encoding class II 3-deoxy-7-phosphoheptulonate synthase, translating into MTELTANTASSATDPLASTAQSGAANYPGLDAWRDLPISQQPTWSDADVFKASVKELSVVPPLVFAGEVDVLRERLAAAAQGKAFLLQGGDCAETFEAATADKISARVKTILQMAVVLTYGAAMPVIKMGRMAGQFAKPRSSNDETRDGVTLPAYRGDIVNGYDFTPESRAHDAGRMLQAYHTSASTLNLIRAFTQGGFADLRLVHQWNKGFTENPAHARYESLARDIDRAISFMESCGADFEALKRVEFFASHEALLLDYERALTRIDSRTGLPYDTSSHFLWIGERTRELDHAHVDFLSRVRNPIGVKLGPTTSGDDALRLIDKLDPNREPGRLTFITRMGAKNIREKLPAVVERVTASGAQVLWVTDPMHGNTVTSPNGYKTRNFDDVIDEVRGFFEVHHSLGTVPGGLHVEMTGDDVAECLGGADPIDQDAFLDRYESVCDPRLNHMQSLEMAFLVAGALSKR; encoded by the coding sequence GTGACTGAGCTAACCGCGAACACCGCATCCTCCGCAACAGATCCCCTCGCCAGCACCGCCCAGAGTGGGGCAGCGAACTATCCCGGGCTCGATGCCTGGCGGGACCTGCCGATTTCCCAGCAGCCCACGTGGTCTGACGCCGACGTGTTCAAGGCTTCCGTCAAGGAGCTTTCGGTGGTGCCGCCCCTGGTTTTCGCCGGGGAAGTCGACGTTCTTCGCGAGCGACTTGCTGCTGCGGCCCAAGGTAAAGCCTTCCTCCTGCAGGGTGGCGACTGCGCCGAGACTTTTGAGGCCGCCACCGCGGACAAGATCAGTGCCCGCGTGAAGACAATCCTCCAGATGGCGGTGGTGCTCACCTACGGCGCGGCTATGCCGGTCATCAAGATGGGCCGCATGGCAGGGCAGTTTGCCAAGCCGCGATCGTCCAATGATGAGACCCGCGACGGCGTGACGCTTCCCGCCTACCGCGGCGACATCGTCAATGGTTACGACTTCACTCCCGAGTCCCGCGCGCATGACGCCGGCCGGATGCTGCAGGCTTACCACACGTCCGCTTCCACGCTGAACCTTATCCGCGCCTTCACCCAGGGCGGCTTTGCCGATCTTCGCCTCGTTCACCAGTGGAACAAGGGCTTTACTGAGAACCCGGCGCACGCGCGCTACGAATCGCTGGCACGCGACATTGACCGTGCCATCAGCTTCATGGAGTCATGCGGCGCCGACTTCGAGGCACTCAAGCGGGTGGAGTTCTTCGCCAGCCACGAGGCACTGCTGCTCGACTACGAACGCGCCCTCACACGCATCGATTCACGCACCGGACTGCCTTACGACACTTCCTCGCATTTCCTGTGGATCGGCGAGCGGACCCGTGAACTGGACCACGCTCACGTGGACTTCCTGTCGCGCGTACGCAATCCGATCGGTGTAAAGCTCGGGCCCACAACCAGCGGCGACGACGCCCTGCGCCTGATCGACAAGCTGGATCCCAACCGGGAACCGGGCCGACTGACGTTCATCACCCGTATGGGTGCCAAGAACATCCGCGAGAAGCTGCCGGCCGTCGTCGAGCGCGTCACTGCCTCGGGCGCGCAGGTTCTGTGGGTGACTGATCCCATGCACGGTAACACCGTCACGTCGCCGAACGGCTACAAGACCCGGAACTTCGACGACGTCATTGATGAGGTCCGTGGCTTCTTCGAGGTCCACCACTCGCTGGGTACCGTTCCAGGTGGCCTCCACGTCGAGATGACCGGTGACGACGTCGCTGAGTGCTTGGGCGGTGCCGACCCGATCGACCAGGACGCCTTCCTGGACCGTTATGAGTCAGTGTGCGATCCCCGCCTGAACCACATGCAGTCCCTTGAGATGGCGTTCCTGGTGGCCGGAGCCCTCTCCAAGCGCTAG
- the pknB gene encoding Stk1 family PASTA domain-containing Ser/Thr kinase, producing the protein MVQEPTQDHLIGTIVDGRYLVRSRLARGGMSTVYLATDQRLERDVALKVLHPHLANDPTFLERLSREAKAAASLSHPHIVGVLDQGEDGHIAYLVMEYVKGHTLRDILTEQGALPPRLALALIDPVIEGLAAAHGSGLIHRDIKPENVLIADDGRIKVGDFGLARAVSANTSTGALIGTVAYLAPELVLGQPADARSDIYSAGIMLYEMLTGKQPYAGDSPIQVAYQHVNATVGRPSDEAPGLAEDLDELVQWCTAADAENRPVDGTALLAELRHIRTTLTDEQLDHRQSPAPFSPAAMSPTTPMAGTAGNPTEALATTASPTEFISHQSNPTTVMAAGSAALQQSKAVTTGPDADQDLRQPGKREMKRLERQQTKDRARAAATPVRPLREGNPRRRGVIWTIVIVILAMLAASAGWFFGMGPGSPGTVPDVKNKTVAEAQQLLRTAGFQSEPRDVFDDDILAGLAVGTEPESGAEVRKFQPITVLVSKGAQLFALPGLTGGTLDEAKTALNAAEMALGNVTEAFDEKVPAGVVISQDPAKGTEVRHGTPVALAVSKGPQPIPVPDVRGLSQDAAAKALQDVGLKAVIAPETVNDKTVPKGAIVAQAPANGTLVKGDSVTLTVSKGPKMVKVPSFIGKQAKEARQQLEALGFEVKVNEILGGFFGTVRDQNPVDKDVPEGSVVTLTVV; encoded by the coding sequence ATGGTGCAAGAACCAACGCAGGACCACCTCATCGGGACCATTGTGGACGGGCGCTACCTGGTCCGCTCCCGCCTCGCGAGGGGTGGAATGTCCACTGTTTATCTGGCCACGGACCAGCGCCTGGAGCGCGACGTGGCCCTCAAAGTCCTGCACCCGCACCTGGCAAACGATCCCACGTTCCTGGAAAGGCTGAGCCGCGAAGCCAAAGCCGCCGCAAGCCTGTCCCACCCGCATATTGTCGGAGTTCTGGACCAAGGCGAAGACGGCCACATCGCGTATCTGGTCATGGAGTACGTCAAGGGGCATACGCTTCGTGACATCCTCACCGAGCAAGGTGCCCTGCCGCCGCGCCTGGCGTTGGCACTCATAGATCCTGTGATCGAAGGCCTGGCCGCGGCCCACGGCTCCGGGTTGATCCACCGCGACATCAAGCCGGAAAACGTCCTCATTGCTGATGACGGACGGATCAAAGTGGGCGATTTCGGCTTGGCCAGGGCTGTCTCGGCCAACACCAGTACCGGGGCCCTGATTGGAACTGTGGCATACCTGGCGCCGGAGCTGGTCCTGGGACAACCCGCAGATGCCCGCAGCGATATCTACTCGGCCGGCATCATGCTTTACGAAATGTTGACGGGCAAGCAGCCCTACGCAGGCGACTCCCCCATTCAAGTGGCATACCAACACGTCAATGCAACGGTCGGGCGACCCTCGGACGAAGCCCCCGGACTGGCCGAAGACCTGGATGAATTGGTCCAGTGGTGCACGGCAGCAGATGCCGAGAACCGGCCCGTGGATGGAACTGCCTTGCTGGCCGAACTCCGCCACATCCGCACCACCCTCACCGACGAGCAGTTGGACCATCGTCAAAGCCCAGCACCGTTCTCCCCCGCGGCCATGTCCCCAACCACTCCCATGGCCGGCACGGCGGGGAATCCAACGGAGGCGCTGGCAACAACGGCGTCGCCCACCGAGTTCATCTCCCACCAGAGCAACCCCACCACCGTCATGGCGGCCGGTTCGGCGGCCCTTCAGCAGTCGAAGGCAGTTACGACCGGTCCGGATGCCGATCAGGACCTTCGCCAACCCGGCAAACGGGAAATGAAGCGCCTCGAACGGCAACAGACCAAAGACCGTGCACGTGCTGCAGCGACGCCCGTTCGCCCGCTCAGGGAGGGCAATCCGCGCCGCCGTGGCGTGATCTGGACCATCGTGATCGTTATCCTGGCAATGCTCGCGGCTTCCGCGGGTTGGTTCTTCGGCATGGGGCCCGGATCGCCAGGAACCGTACCCGACGTCAAGAACAAGACAGTTGCGGAGGCTCAGCAGCTCCTCCGCACTGCCGGATTCCAGTCGGAGCCGCGGGACGTTTTCGACGACGACATCCTGGCCGGGCTGGCCGTCGGAACCGAACCGGAGTCCGGCGCCGAAGTACGGAAGTTCCAGCCCATCACTGTCTTGGTCTCCAAGGGGGCCCAGCTTTTCGCACTGCCGGGACTGACCGGTGGCACCTTGGACGAGGCCAAAACGGCCCTTAACGCCGCCGAAATGGCGCTGGGCAACGTCACGGAGGCTTTCGACGAAAAGGTACCTGCCGGCGTCGTGATTTCCCAGGATCCTGCCAAGGGCACCGAGGTGCGGCACGGCACACCTGTGGCACTGGCGGTTTCCAAGGGTCCACAGCCAATCCCCGTTCCCGACGTCCGGGGTTTGTCCCAGGACGCAGCCGCCAAAGCCCTCCAGGACGTTGGACTGAAAGCCGTGATCGCTCCGGAGACTGTCAACGACAAGACAGTCCCGAAGGGCGCCATTGTCGCCCAGGCCCCGGCGAACGGCACGCTCGTCAAGGGCGATTCCGTGACCCTGACCGTTTCCAAGGGACCCAAGATGGTCAAGGTGCCCAGCTTCATCGGAAAGCAAGCCAAGGAGGCCCGGCAGCAACTGGAAGCGCTGGGGTTCGAGGTCAAGGTGAATGAGATCCTGGGCGGTTTCTTTGGTACCGTTCGGGACCAGAATCCGGTGGACAAGGACGTGCCTGAGGGATCTGTAGTGACGCTGACGGTCGTTTAG
- a CDS encoding LysM peptidoglycan-binding domain-containing protein, translating into MTTPRSPKRTMSMPVIAATTAALPAVVLSSLALAQPSMASQAPQPRKVPATLAAAMKAQAVTTGTVIPAQAVAATLPSALRPMAPSVPDTYTIVRGDTISAIARRFNLDTNAVLQLNKLSATTLIYPGQSIKLTGTATATPAQPSAPAAPSAPSNATVYTVVSGDTLGAIAAKHGVPLSSIFSWNNLNGSSIIYPGQKIKVSGGSAPSTPATPAPAPAPAPAPLANTGSYTIKAGDTLSSIASRHGVSLSALMTANNVTATTVIYPGQKLTIPGAGLQPAGDTKPLVPSTFLGFTYPPAVVSSANENKALLNASPVPSRAEMKSIVADTARRMGVSPSLAMAFAEQESGFDQRAVSPANAIGTMQVIPSSGQWASDLVGRKLNLLDPYDNATAGVAIIRALIATSKDLDTAIAGYYQGQYSVSKYGMYDDTKRYVESIKARQRTFG; encoded by the coding sequence ATGACGACGCCCCGCTCGCCGAAACGAACCATGAGCATGCCGGTCATCGCGGCAACCACGGCTGCGCTTCCCGCCGTGGTTTTGTCCTCGCTTGCCCTGGCCCAACCGTCCATGGCTTCACAGGCACCGCAACCCCGTAAAGTGCCCGCCACGCTGGCTGCCGCCATGAAAGCCCAGGCCGTCACGACGGGCACCGTCATTCCTGCACAGGCCGTTGCTGCCACCCTGCCCTCCGCGTTGCGCCCCATGGCACCCTCGGTACCGGACACGTACACGATTGTCCGCGGCGATACCATCAGCGCCATCGCCCGCCGCTTCAACCTTGATACCAATGCGGTGCTCCAGCTGAACAAGCTCTCTGCCACCACCCTGATCTACCCGGGGCAGAGCATAAAACTTACGGGCACTGCAACGGCCACACCTGCGCAGCCGTCCGCCCCGGCAGCCCCAAGCGCCCCCAGCAACGCAACGGTTTACACGGTTGTATCCGGCGACACCCTTGGCGCCATTGCAGCCAAGCACGGCGTACCACTGTCCAGCATCTTCAGTTGGAACAACCTCAACGGGAGCTCCATCATCTATCCGGGGCAGAAGATCAAGGTCAGCGGCGGATCCGCGCCCTCGACGCCAGCTACTCCGGCTCCAGCACCCGCTCCTGCACCCGCTCCGCTGGCAAACACAGGCTCGTACACCATTAAGGCCGGTGACACCCTCAGTTCCATTGCTTCGCGGCACGGCGTTTCCCTCAGTGCCCTGATGACGGCCAACAATGTCACGGCAACAACGGTCATCTACCCGGGCCAGAAGCTGACCATTCCCGGTGCCGGCCTGCAGCCTGCCGGGGACACCAAGCCGCTGGTCCCCAGCACGTTCCTGGGTTTCACCTACCCGCCTGCGGTTGTCAGCTCCGCCAACGAAAACAAGGCGTTGCTCAACGCTTCCCCGGTTCCCAGTCGCGCCGAAATGAAGAGCATCGTGGCCGATACGGCCCGGCGCATGGGCGTCAGCCCTTCCCTGGCCATGGCATTCGCCGAGCAGGAATCCGGCTTCGACCAGCGGGCTGTGTCACCCGCAAACGCGATCGGCACCATGCAAGTCATCCCGTCGTCCGGCCAATGGGCTTCGGACCTGGTGGGCCGCAAGCTCAACCTACTGGACCCCTACGACAACGCCACCGCGGGCGTGGCAATCATCCGCGCCCTGATTGCCACGAGCAAGGACCTGGACACCGCGATTGCCGGTTACTACCAAGGCCAGTACTCGGTGAGCAAGTACGGCATGTACGACGACACCAAGCGCTATGTCGAATCGATCAAGGCCCGCCAGCGCACCTTCGGTTAG
- a CDS encoding Rv2175c family DNA-binding protein has protein sequence MSNVESLVSEWLPLPDVAELLEVSITKVHGLLDERALVAIRRGERNIRSIPALFIQDGHVVDSLKGTIAVLSDAGYNDEELIIWLFTPDESLRGRPIDALREGRKTEIRRRAQSLAW, from the coding sequence GTGAGTAATGTAGAAAGCCTTGTTTCCGAATGGCTCCCGCTGCCGGATGTCGCCGAGCTGCTGGAAGTTTCCATCACCAAAGTCCACGGACTGTTGGATGAGCGTGCGCTGGTAGCCATCAGGCGGGGAGAACGGAATATCCGCTCAATCCCCGCCCTGTTTATCCAGGATGGGCATGTTGTGGACAGCTTGAAGGGAACCATTGCGGTTCTCAGCGACGCTGGTTACAACGACGAAGAGTTGATCATCTGGCTTTTCACGCCCGACGAATCACTGCGGGGACGGCCCATTGATGCCCTGCGCGAGGGGCGGAAGACAGAGATCAGGCGCCGCGCCCAGTCTTTGGCCTGGTAG
- a CDS encoding polyprenyl synthetase family protein codes for MTALAQVTTEQTHFIDGVAGKLKGFLSEQEDLMATVSPDVSPLIGSISSLVTGGKRLRALMCYWGWRGAGGRAEDPDIVTAGCALELFQAAALIHDDIIDRSDTRRGGPSVHKRFGQLHEMNGWALDSGRFGDAAAILTGDLCLSFSEESFTEIGPRAASGSPARRIFNVMRAEVMAGQYLDILEEVAGPVRDRAGSVDRAKSIIRYKSAKYSTEHPLALGGALAGAPDRLLESYSQFSLPLGEAFQMRDDVLGVFGDPETTGKPAGDDLREGKRTVLVGFAINQATATEADYLDRMLGNPDLGESDVAEIRRIIVQCGALDATESLIAALSNQAFEALERLPLEEVPLKALSQLAEAAVSRAA; via the coding sequence GTGACGGCTTTGGCCCAGGTGACCACCGAGCAGACGCACTTCATCGACGGCGTTGCCGGCAAATTGAAGGGCTTCCTGTCGGAGCAAGAGGACCTCATGGCAACGGTGTCTCCGGACGTCTCGCCGCTGATCGGATCAATTTCGAGCCTGGTCACCGGCGGCAAACGCCTCCGGGCGCTGATGTGCTACTGGGGCTGGAGAGGCGCCGGCGGCCGTGCAGAGGACCCCGATATAGTCACGGCCGGGTGTGCGCTCGAACTTTTCCAGGCAGCAGCGCTGATCCATGACGACATCATCGACCGCTCCGATACCCGCCGGGGTGGCCCCAGCGTGCACAAGCGTTTCGGCCAACTCCACGAGATGAACGGTTGGGCTCTGGACAGCGGCAGGTTCGGGGACGCTGCCGCCATCCTGACCGGTGACCTTTGTTTGTCCTTCAGCGAGGAGTCCTTCACCGAGATAGGGCCCCGGGCTGCATCGGGAAGCCCTGCCCGGCGCATCTTCAACGTGATGAGGGCAGAGGTCATGGCAGGTCAGTACCTCGACATCCTTGAAGAGGTGGCCGGCCCCGTACGTGACCGTGCTGGTTCGGTGGACCGCGCAAAATCGATCATCCGGTACAAATCGGCGAAATACTCCACTGAGCACCCGCTGGCCTTGGGTGGAGCTCTCGCGGGAGCACCGGACAGGCTTTTGGAGAGCTACTCGCAATTCTCGTTGCCCCTTGGCGAGGCGTTCCAAATGCGGGACGACGTGCTTGGCGTTTTCGGCGACCCCGAAACCACCGGCAAGCCCGCTGGTGATGACCTGCGTGAAGGCAAACGCACGGTTCTTGTTGGCTTTGCCATCAACCAGGCAACTGCAACCGAGGCAGATTACCTCGACCGAATGCTGGGCAATCCCGACCTCGGCGAATCCGATGTCGCCGAAATCCGCCGCATCATCGTGCAATGCGGCGCCTTGGACGCCACGGAATCCCTGATCGCGGCGCTGAGCAACCAGGCCTTTGAGGCCTTGGAACGCTTGCCGCTCGAAGAGGTCCCGCTGAAGGCACTGAGCCAGCTTGCCGAGGCTGCCGTTAGCCGCGCAGCCTGA